A stretch of Palaemon carinicauda isolate YSFRI2023 chromosome 36, ASM3689809v2, whole genome shotgun sequence DNA encodes these proteins:
- the LOC137628521 gene encoding uncharacterized protein, which yields MVVTAKADGSPRCTVDLQPQNRHAVRQTHHVPSPFHLADRIPQNTKKSITDACNGYHSVPFREEDRHITTVIALWGTLRYMVTPQGFLASSDAYTHRFDSIIADFQDKVKCVDTCMWAKSIEASFFQTCEWLDISSRNGITLNLRKFQFVHDSVEFTRLTVTATNVKTSSKFLNSVLNFPTPKDISGARAWFGLVNQGAYAFAVAKQMKPF from the coding sequence ATGGTTGTCACAGCTAAAGCTGATGGAAGCCCCAGATGCACAGTCGACTTACAACCACAGAACCGTCATGCTGTACGACAGACCCATCATGTCCCTAGTCCATTCCATCTTGCTGATCGAATCCCTCAGAACACTAAAAAGTCTATCACAGATGCATGCAACGGATATCACTCGGTACCATTCCGTGAAGAAGACAGACACATTACCACCGTCATCGCCCTATGGGGTACACTCCGGTACATGGTCACACCCCAAGGATTTCTTGCTAGTAGTGATGCATACACTCATAGATTTGACAGCATCATTGCAGACTTCCAAGACAAAGTGAAATGTGTTGATACTTGTATGTGGGCAAAGTCAATTGAGGCATCTTTCTTCCAAACCTGTGAATGGCTTGATATCAGTTCACGAAATGGCATCACCCTTAACCTGAGAAAATTCCAGTTTGTGCATGATTCAGTGGAGTTTACTAGGCTCACGGTGACAGCCACAAATGTCAAAACAAGCTCGAAATTCTTGAACTCTGttctaaatttcccaacaccaaagGATATATCTGGAGCAAGAGCATGGTTTGGACTGGTTAACCAAGGAGCATATGCCTTTGCTGTGGCCAAACAAATGAAACCTTTCTGA